Part of the Peromyscus maniculatus bairdii isolate BWxNUB_F1_BW_parent chromosome 23, HU_Pman_BW_mat_3.1, whole genome shotgun sequence genome is shown below.
AACACCACAGAGGAACAGTCTCACTGGCTGGCTCCTCATTTTGTTTTCAGCCTGCCTTTTACAGGCCCAGGACCGGACCCTCCTacattaatcatcaatcaagaaaaatgtccccacaggccaacctgaagGAGGAATTtactcaactgaggttccctcttcccagatgactctgggACAAAGGTCATCAAGACAAAGATGACTCAGGTGGACAAAGGACTAACCAGGATTTctcggcagtggtggcacacgcctttaatcccagcattcgggaggcagaggcaggggggtctctgtaagttcgaggccagcatagtctacaaacctagttccaggaaagccagagcagttacacagagagaccctgtctcaaaaaataaataaatagatagatagatagatagatagatagatagatagatagatagatagataaaaataaaaaaacaaaaatccccaaagaTCTAACCAGGACAGCACACAAAGCCAGCTGTCTGTTTCAGTAAGATGAACATGATCTGCAGGCTGGATTAGTGTACTGACATGCCCATTTCTTTTAGGCCAtcaattcttgtttgttttctttaaactttaattACAAAAGTAATTTAAACCAAAGAATGGGAGATGAAGAACTAGCAGCCATGTAGCCAGAGTCAGTAAATGTTGCCATAATAGCGTCGTCTAACTCCTATTTCCTGCTGCACCATTTCCAATCGTGATCCTAAATACATCAGTGTTTCTTTCCTGGGAATTTGATTTTCACACTGAGAATATCAGTGGTACTTTTTGATAGTTCCAAATACCTAATCTGCATTTCTATTTCCCCAGTTCGTCTTTTCGGAGGATTTTTCTCAAACACATTTCCTTTTGTAATTCCCTTATCTTTTTATTCAAAATTAGCTTTCCATCCTCACCAAGCCTTGTCTCTGGATTTGTGATTTCACTTCCCTGTGGTGTTTTCCAGGTCACTCCTCCCTGGACCTGGCCTTGTGCTTGAAGCGCTGTGGAGAGGTAGGCCAGCTTTGGATGACCTCGGGACAAGGCTGTGGTGGGAAGCACTGGGTGTCTGCTGTAGCTCATCAGGAGACGTGCCTGGGGTGTGCAGTTGTCCTCTGGTGGGGATGCCACTCTGACCCTTGGTCATGAAGGTGACAGTCAGCTTCTTCCTCAGCAGAGTACTTTTACATATTTAATCCGGTGTGTGTGACCGCCTGGCATCATCCTTGTACCTGAAGGTGTTTGTTGCTTAAATGTGCCATTTTCATTGGTGGCaaaatggtggtgatgatgatgatgatgattttagtATTATATTAGCTCCATACTTGGGAGAGAGCTTTTCCTCATCAACATAGACAGGCACAGTTTTTCCTAAAAAGACAATAAATGCTCAGCTCTTTCAGTTTCCTTACCAATTTACCCGCTTCCAGTGGAGCTGGGGTGTGACAGTGACACACAGTGGCGATTAGCAGCCTCATAGATGTTTGCGTTTTCAGTGTCGAAAGGAATTACAGCCATTTTCCTTAATGTTTAAATTATATAACTGGCTAGAGGGAGCTCCTTCATGATGCCAAACTGTAAATGAAACGTCACCACCAAACAAAATGATAATGTGTTCAGGGAAATCTGGAAATCGAGTGCCTGTCAGGACCAGACTGTGATCATTAAAAAGACCCAAGAGCTGCATGGCAGTGTTTGCTGATGGCCCACTGGCCACTTTGTAGCAGATCCTCGCCGGTTGTGGGTGGAGGGTGGAACCGGTTTCAGCAGGTGCTGCTCATTTACATTGTTTCTCCACACACATTTCCCAGGATTGTTGCTCCTGTGTCTCCGTGCTGAGGATTAAACCAAGGCCTTGCACAttttaggcaaatgctctactactgagccagaTTCCCAGGCACCTATAAAGattctgaataataataattatgaatttatgactttttttcctgagacagggtcttactgtgtagaccaggctggcctggaactcagagatctacttgcctctgcctcccaagttgcagggattaaaggcgtgtgcaagaAGTTACCATGAGAAGTGAGAGCAGCACTTTTCATTGTTTGATTGTGGTaaagaagaatgtttttaaaaattgaagtgcTGTTACAATTTTTTGCATTTCTTCTATTTTACAagtgcttgcctgcatgtatggttGTGCACTACACGTGTGCAGTCcgctcagaggccaggagagggtgtcagatccccggaactagagttacagttgaaCATCTGgacgccatgtgggtgctgggaatctagcccaggtcctctgggagagcagaggaCCGTTAACATCAGAGACAACTCTGCAGCCCCTGAAGTGGCATTTCTACCTCGTTCTCACAGACAAACCCTTAGATAGCGTCACTTTGGAGCTGGCACTATAGGATCTAGGAAAAACAGTTATGAGTAAGGGAGAAGAGTAGAGATCAAAGAACCATGGCATGCTGCTCAGTCTGGTCTCCGGCTGCACCAGGGGCAGCACCAGCCAACAGTCCATGTGTTGGTGTTGCCTTCCTACACGTGGATCTGGTGGTCTGTGTGCCATGAGGCTGCACAGCCTCCCCTGTGCCACACTGAACCATACTAGCAGACCATGGCATCAGTGATTGAGTTGTGATACCCATTCCCTGTTTCTTTTTCAGGATGGCTGTTCTTCTGAACAGGCTGATGCTACAAACCTCAGTTGGAAGATGTTTCAGAAAACACATCATGAAGCCAGCCCCGGCACAGCTGCCCCTGACCGCCTCCACCCCGAAGCTCTGGTACCTGGTTTCTACAGAAGGCTTTAGTACTGCTGAAGACGGCCAcgggcagaagaaacagaagaggaaagacGCTTTCACTAACACTGGCAGGAAGATTAGTGAGCGGGTTATCCGCGTCCTAGATGAGAAAGGCAGCGACCTGGGGGTGATGCACCGAGCGGATGTAATCAGACTCATGGACCAGCAGGACTTGAGGCTGGTGAAGAAGAACACCAACTCAGAGCCACCGGAGTACCAGCTCATGACCGGAGCACAGATCCACCAGGAGCGGCTAAGGCTGCGGGAAGACGAAAAGGCCAGCCCCAAAACTGGTAGGTGTTTGATGTTTGTGCCTTGACTACatcagaacagtggttctcaacctgtaggtcgaGACCCCCTTTCCACAGGGGTTCCATATCAGAGTTACATTGCAGTTCAAGACAGTAAGATCACAGTTGTGAAGTGGCAATGAGGTAATGTTACGGtcggggtccccacaacatgaggaactgtattaaagggcacAGCGTCAGGAAGGGTGAGGACCACTGCTTCAGAACAACACAGCAGCCCTCAACTCTTATATGGCTGGTCTCGCCGTCATTGCAGGGAGGCTGGCTCCTCCTTCACCCCATTCCCGTTCCCTCCCCCTCGTTTTTGATGTCCCATGTCCATCCCCTCTTCTTTTAAACCTGTCAAGTGCGGGGAGAAACAAGGTACGCAGACCAAAGTGACAGAAGTCGCCTTCATCTTGTAGCCTGGGCTGCAGATGCACTGGCGAGCCGTGTGGCCACCGGGGCATCGAAGCCGCACTTGAAAGAGATGCTCTCCACGTCCAGCCTCCTTCCTGTCATTTGCTTTTTAAGCACTTTGTAAATCCTGAAAGGGTTCACAGTAGCCCTGGCCTGTGCACATGGCCATTGCCTCCAGGCACCGGTCACGGAAGCCACCC
Proteins encoded:
- the Mtif3 gene encoding translation initiation factor IF-3, mitochondrial: MAVLLNRLMLQTSVGRCFRKHIMKPAPAQLPLTASTPKLWYLVSTEGFSTAEDGHGQKKQKRKDAFTNTGRKISERVIRVLDEKGSDLGVMHRADVIRLMDQQDLRLVKKNTNSEPPEYQLMTGAQIHQERLRLREDEKASPKTGPAVVKELVFSSNIGQHDLDTKSKQIQQWIEKRYHVQVTVKKKKSADQPENETDEILNQILQTMPGLATFSSRPKAVRGGTASTCVFRPLSRKEEKAYRDSQEAERRDTLNTDHRTTESDVLCQ